From the Gadus chalcogrammus isolate NIFS_2021 chromosome 18, NIFS_Gcha_1.0, whole genome shotgun sequence genome, the window CACTCAtgactcctcctcttcttcctcttcctccccctccttttcttcttcctcctcctcttcctcctcctcttcttcctcctcctcccctgaggGACAGTAGTGTGTTACGGTAGCCACGGTGATCCCGCTGTTGTCTAACTGTGTTCCCGCTAGGCCAGGGTAGCTGTGACTGCGCTGGTTTCACTGTGGGGTCTAGaactctctggctctctgaagggaacccccctctcctccctccctccctcccttcttctccctttgtctctctctctctctctctctctctccctctcacacacagtcGCTCACAGATGCTGAGGCAGGCCCGCTCGgccgctctgattggctgcgatACGGGAGGCCCGCACTGAGGTGTGGGTTGGCCCGTGTGGTCGCCAGTTAGCTGGCAGCCAGTCAGAGGCCAGGGAGGAGAACGGAGAGGTTACAAAGAGCTGGGTGCTTGGGGGGGCACCGGGCTTCAGTCCCACCACAAaggccccccccgtccccccccaggGGCCAGACTGCCTGGCTATGAAATACAGAGGATAAAGTCTGCACAGGGCAGGACTGAACTGGTCAGAGCTCCTCTCACTGTGGCCATCGTGGGACTCGTGAAGGCACAGAGGAACCAGAAAATGTTTCGTTCAAATAATCACATGTTGGTAAGTCATTCACACCATGCCAACAACTGAAGTTCACACGGCCAAAGCACGAGCCGTAGTATCACAGGCCTGGACTGCGTTCACATCCTGGTTGTTCCCTCGTACAACTCAGGACCTCAGAGCTCAGAGCAGCGGCTCTTGGCCGACTCCCGCCCAAAGAGGGGAAGGGACGGAGCCAAGAACAGCACTCACACCGTGGCTACTCAAACGTCCTCTCTCTACGAACAGCCTCCCACTAAGGATATCACTGGGTTGGAGCATGTGGTTCGGATGTGTTATCTGGTggtcagggtgggggtgacGTAGTTCTGGTGGTGAtggttcagggttagggttagggttctggtgggtcggggtgggggtgggggggggttctcaccGTGCTCTGGGCCCGGTGTCGGCGGGTTCGCTGGGGGTGACGGCCGTGGCGTGCTGGTGCTTGGTTCGCTCCAGGTGCTCCATGTAGCTGTGGATCATCTGTCCCACAACACAGGGGGGTCGGCACAAATAAAACACCATCCAAACACTTTCCCAAAAGGCTAGTCAGGGATCAGTGTAGATGTGGTGGGAGTGTACGTACAGAGGAGAATTCATCTTCAAGTTAAATGTTATAGCGATCGATTACTGGGCACATGGAAATGTAtagttgtttattttcacaCAACGGCCTGCATTTGAGCCTTTGGCTGTGATGccttagctgtgtgtgttttgggaacAGCTGGGGCAGACACGTCCTCATGGGCTATGTAGCTCAGTGTGCATGCGACAGGCACATCCTGGTTGGCTATGAACCTCAGTCCAGTGTGCATGTGACAGGTACATCCTGATTGGCTATGTAGATCAGTGTGCATGTGACAGGCCCAACCTGATTGGCTATGTAGCTCAGTGTGCATGTGACCGGCCCAACCTGATTGGCTATGTAGCTCAGTGTGCATGTGACAGGCACATCCTGATTGGCTATGAGCCTCAGTCCAGTGTGCATGTGACAGTTACATCCTGATTGGCTATATACCTCAGTGTGCATGTGACAGGCCCAACCTGATTGGCTATGAGCCTCAGTCCAGTGTGCATGTAACAGGTACATCCTGATTGGCTATATAGCTCAGTGTGCATGTGACAGGCCCATCCTGATTGGCTATGAACCTCAGTCCAGTGTGCATGTGACAGGTACATCCTGATTGGCTATGAACCTCAGTCCAGTGTGCATGTGACAGGTACATCCTGATTGGCTAAAAAGCTCAGTGTGCATGTGACAGGCCCAACCTGATTGGTTATGAACCTCAGTCCAGTGTGCATGTGACAGGTCTTAAACAGACCTCCATGATCTATACAGTCTTCAATATTTTTAGCTTGTTTGAGGTCATATTCTCTATGTGGTGCAACCATTTCATGATTTAAAAGGCAGGTagaaattatttattatatataaaataaatatatgatgttaaatacattttagaCTTACATTATGACACAATTATAACACAAATTGTGCACATAAAAAAATCCCATTAACTTTAAACCTCACGGAATTCTATTTAATGAAACCGATCCTAGTTACTACATTTTCTAATTACTGTAGAATATATATTGTTCAAGTGGCGGGAAACCATCTTCCAGAACATTGTGGGAGATCTGGACAATATGTGTTTCTTTCCAGCatacctctgtgtgtctctggtgtaGGGATGTAAACTCCTTCTTTAGCtcggcctccctctcctctagtcTGTTAactggaagagggagggggggggaggagagagggggagcgagtgggagagagagagacacagaataGTAAACAACAATTTAAAAACACTGAAAGCAAATCCCATTGAAAAGGAATTAAGTAACCAGCGAATAAAATGGACATCTAGCATAAAATACATTGTATGATTATGGAGGTATGACCATCAGGAAATTCTCTGTGACGAAAGCATTGACAACAAAACGGTTCCTTTATTTATGGAGAAACGATAATTGTTCAGGTTAAAATGATGATCAAATCAACAATTCCTTCCTTAGAATTCGAGTTGCTGTGGCCCCTTTCTACCTGCTGTAATACCAGTTCACGTCCACTAGGGGTCCTCAGTGCTACGATAAAAGGCCTCCCCAGCAAACCAGATGGAGGACCACAGGCCCTCACACCACACCACTATGCAACAGTTCAAACCAAACAATGGCTCAAGAAAAAGTAATTAAACAAAgaaagtcagtcagtcagtcagtcagtcagtcagtcagtcagtcagtcagtcagtcagtcagcctgcctgcctgcatttGTTCAGGGCCCCGTCAAATTAAATGGGGAGTAACCCAAAGACCTAATCTTTTACATTATCACTAATTAATAAAACCAAATTGCACAGGGGCGAAACACAGGTCCCCACAATGACATCTTTATCCGTCATTTTAACACACAGCATCCATACTATAGCACCCTGTGTGTAACCATCACTTTAGCGATCGGTCAACATGGAGTCAGAGCTACTGGACTGTGACAGAAGCTAAACTCAAGCTAACCATGCGTGTCAATCGACCTGGATATCAACAGGTGGCGAAGATGGGAGGGAAAGAAAAGTCATTTTAGACCCGTTTGTCGAAACTCGAGACTCAAGAAAAGCATTTAACACACGAGCACAGAGCGAgttaagcacacacactaagaacTGTACTCCTGAGGATTTTGGACTCAATCTAATGAATAAAAGGCACTTCATGATTATGCTGAGAATCTGGGTTATAGGTAAAACTAATTGGGTTAGGCACCAGGTTAGGAGAGGGGCTTAGCAGTTAAGTACCAAGTATTAAGTTCTGAGAGCTTATTTTATGTCAGCACTGAGCTGTCGCCAAGTCTCTCGTTTTCATGTTTTTGTATTAATCTGCTTAGTCACTCGTGGATGAGGCCACGACTTATGAAGCTTTGTGCCGTGTTTACATGCAACAACGTAGACGTACGCATTCTCTGAAGCTCTGGTGGGATGAACATGACGCAGAGAATATAACGCGTGTTCAACATGAACCTGACAAACAGAATATAATGTAGGATAACATGAATATGACAGAGAATAATAATGTGGGTTTAACATGAACATGTTAGAGTGAATATAATGTGGGTTTAACAAGAACATGAAAGAGAATATAATGTGCGTTTGACATTACAGAGAATATAATGGGTGTTTAGACGTTTGGAGTGAGCGTTGAGATTTTTGCGGTCCCGTTCATGTTTACCCGCCACCCAGCGGAGCAAGGTTATGCCTGAGCTATCACACATGTGTGCCACTTCTGCAAAACACTATTTTAAAAACCTTTTCACAAAAACCCAGAGCGAATGAGGAAGCAAACCCACGCCGGGAATTGTAAAAGAAATTGAAACCGCTGAGAAATTCAACGTTTTCTgtggagctctgtgtgtgttttgctcgGCCGATGAGACAGAACAGGCAGTCACACGCGGCCGTGCGCTGTGCAGTCACACTCACATCATGTGGGTTTAGTGGTTAAGACTCTGTAAAGCATCACACATTACCCCGGCGGGAGTCCTCAACTAGGGCTGCTCggttatggaaaaaatcatagtcacgattattttggtcaatagtgaaatcacgattattatacactttgtaactgagaactttgaaattttcgccttaaaaaaatacacaaaagggtcaaatagaaaatgttcaaatctaaaataatgtacagatatgtatccagctgttctatataacatttaataaaaaaaataaaaaaaagagaacttgattatattagttttgcgatcgtttgacgctataatcgaaatcgcgatcaaaatttgattgatcgcccagccctaacttCAACTCACTCCGGCTCACCCCCAGTGTCGCGTGTTCAGAAAGAAGTGCTCATATAATCCACAATATTATGGTTACAGTCAAGTATTATAGTCCTTGTGTTAAGTCCCACAGCCAAACAGAGTAAACGTTATCTCTCAACATGTTGGTCTAGACTCTAGAGTGACTCCTCTTTCCTCCCACTGGGGTCTCTCTCAGGTATCACTGACGTCTGTCCCACCCTCCCAGCTGGACCGTAGCGCGTTCCGCTCTAAGTATGGCGGGGAGGAGATGGGAACCTGGACTGGTGTGATGTCCAGGAGTCACGGCTGTTAAGAGGCCGTTAAACCACATCAGCCtcggaggaagagagggaggcagaggcaCTGATACGGCCTGAGTCGTGAGGCCTGCCAACACTGGCGGTGCTGCTCAGCCGGTCCTGCTGGTTTGGGAGAGCGTTGAGAGCACTGGTTCTCTTCCGCCAAAGTGTTGGTCTGGAGACACACCACGTCACACACCACGACTTCTCTCTATTACTAAGAGCCCcgcaaccacactcacacatcgaTGCAAGAGGCGTTTCAAAACGAGAGCATCGGCACCCAGACCACTTGCAGTCGGCATGAACCCATCACAAGGCTCAACCAGCAGAATGAACACGGACCGCTTGCGTGGCACCACGCATTCAGAGGATAGCTCCCCACAGTGGTGCAGGTCTCAGGCCTTAAAGGGCTCCATGCGTTTGTGTGAAGTTGAAGTTAGTTGGTTTTATGCTGCAGTATTTGCCAGGTCTCTCTTAAAAAAGAGACGTTGATCTCAATGGGACTTTGACCTGGTTAAACAACGGTTTAAtaccaaaaaattaaaaatacctTGCATTCACTATTGGTCTTTGCTTGCCAACATGTTGACCTTACCAACATGTTAACTTTGGAACACAAATACAGGCTGAACGGATTGGAaacatgagtgagtgagtgagtgagtgtgtgagtggatgagtgTGAAGGCTGagtcaggggaggggggggggggacttacTCTGGTCTGCGTAGTTCCTGGCCTTCAGCTCCATCTGACGCGTGTGagactccagcaacaccagacGACTCTGCAGCTCCTTCTTTTCTCCATCCTGGGAGTCCTCCAGGACAATGTACCTCTggagaacagggagagagagcaggtgttAAACCCAGAGTCCTCCAGGACAATGTAcctctggagaggaggagagagagagcaggcgtTAAACCCTCTGTCTGAGGCCTCCAGGACAATCTAcctttggagagggagagagccttcTACCCACCGTCTTTCGTGCGCAACATGAACTCAACGGGGTGATTTATAGCGTGACGAGAGGGGAGAATGTGACACACCTGCGCGGAACCCAAATAGGTCACTTCCTCTTTCTATCATCAGTCCAACCTCTCTGACCCTGGGCTTTCCCCAGTGTGAACCGTTAACAGACGTGCTGAGGCGGGTACGTGAGGCCGAGACTGTTACGATTAGAGATGTTGTACCGTTCAGCAGGGCATAATGAACAAGGTTGTGTGAGATCACACTGACACCGAAAGGTCCACCTCTATTGTGGGTGTCATTCAATACCACGTCGCAGTCAACAGGTGGCCAGCACGCGtcttggtgagtgtgtgtgtgtgtccctcatgTTGGAAAATAGTAAACTGAGTTGGAAATTGTCTAACTCAATGGAAACTGAGTTAGACAATGACTTCATTAGCAAGTCTCTAAaatggacggacacacacacacacacacacacacacacacacacacacacacacacacacacacacacacacacacacacacacacacacacacacacacacacacacacacacacacacacacacacacacacacacacacacacagcctgaagTTAAATAAGGGCAGCCAACAGTAA encodes:
- the LOC130371759 gene encoding C-Jun-amino-terminal kinase-interacting protein 4-like codes for the protein MELDDVVLYQDDSGASDMMSERVSGLASSIYQEFERLIGRYDEDVVKQLMPLVVAVLENLDSVFSINQEHEVELELLKEDNEQLVTQYEREKALRKHTEERYIVLEDSQDGEKKELQSRLVLLESHTRQMELKARNYADQINRLEEREAELKKEFTSLHQRHTEMIHSYMEHLERTKHQHATAVTPSEPADTGPRARERSSDQFSPALCRLYPLYFIARQSGPWGGTGGAFVVGLKPGAPPSTQLFVTSPFSSLASDWLPANWRPHGPTHTSVRASRIAANQSGRAGLPQHL